The Mycetohabitans endofungorum genome contains a region encoding:
- a CDS encoding aminoglycoside N(3)-acetyltransferase, whose product MKRPFFCGCRRAFTSSVFKGVLALPLGALMSQVRAQSRPDTHEPLSQQPVLQDAPRLTNSVMTEHNLILKTPVPRTRSSLARQLAEGGVTAGSTILVHSSLSSLGWVAGGAVAVIQALMDCVGPNGTLVMPTHTAHLTDPAEWEAPPVPSSWVETLREEMPAYDPATTPTRNMGAVAELFRTWPGARRSLHPTCSFAAIGPRADQITADHALESPLGERSPLAKLYDADAFVLLLGVDFDVCTMLHLAEQRAWPNRPKTREGSPILENGIRRWAVYEAPALLDSEHFLPVGRAMKDRGAIKTFSVGNARSMLFSGREAVDFAIHTWRGQLPPA is encoded by the coding sequence ATGAAACGACCTTTCTTTTGCGGTTGCCGCCGCGCGTTCACGTCATCTGTCTTCAAGGGCGTACTCGCGTTGCCGTTGGGTGCGCTGATGTCTCAAGTACGCGCGCAGTCCAGGCCGGATACGCATGAACCCCTTAGCCAACAGCCTGTGCTCCAGGACGCGCCTCGATTGACGAATTCCGTGATGACCGAACATAACCTCATCCTAAAAACCCCTGTGCCGCGAACCCGATCGAGTCTCGCCCGGCAGCTCGCGGAAGGTGGCGTGACGGCAGGTAGCACAATCCTCGTGCATTCGTCCCTCAGCTCGCTTGGGTGGGTCGCCGGAGGAGCCGTGGCCGTCATTCAAGCGCTAATGGACTGCGTCGGGCCTAACGGGACACTGGTCATGCCAACCCACACCGCCCATTTGACCGATCCCGCAGAATGGGAAGCGCCGCCTGTGCCATCCAGCTGGGTCGAGACCCTTCGCGAAGAAATGCCGGCGTACGATCCGGCGACCACCCCGACTCGCAACATGGGCGCCGTGGCTGAACTATTTCGTACTTGGCCCGGCGCCCGCCGCAGCCTGCACCCTACCTGCTCGTTTGCTGCAATTGGGCCGCGAGCCGATCAGATCACAGCCGACCATGCGCTCGAGAGCCCGCTTGGTGAAAGGTCACCATTGGCCAAGCTCTACGACGCAGACGCCTTCGTTCTCCTTCTGGGCGTAGACTTCGACGTTTGTACGATGCTCCACCTAGCAGAACAACGGGCGTGGCCGAACAGGCCAAAAACGCGGGAAGGCTCGCCGATCCTCGAGAACGGTATCAGGCGATGGGCAGTCTACGAGGCCCCTGCCCTCCTTGACTCCGAGCACTTCCTACCGGTGGGCCGGGCGATGAAAGACCGCGGGGCAATCAAGACGTTCAGCGTGGGGAATGCACGCAGCATGCTCTTCTCTGGTCGTGAGGCGGTCGACTTTGCGATCCACACTTGGAGAGGCCAGCTCCCTCCTGCCTAA
- the glpK gene encoding glycerol kinase GlpK: MTDRYILALDQGTTSSRAIVFDHGGHVVSVSQKEFRQIYPQPGWVEHDPREMWSTQAGVAAEAVVGAGLSATSIAAIGITNQRETTIVWDRDTGEPVYNAIVWQDRRTAGLCNELKARGLETTVREKTGLPIDAYFSATKIRWILDHVDGARAKAAQGKLAFGTVDSWLMWNLSGRQLHVTDATNASRTMLFNIHTLQWDDALLALFDIPRSMLPEVYQSSQIYADTQTSLFNATIPLAGVAGDQHAALFGQMCTGAGMVKNTYGTGCFLVMNTGEQPIESRNNLVTTIAWQIGNQVTYALEGSIFIAGALVQWLRDELGIIRHARDIEALARSVEHTDGVTIVPAFAGLGAPHWNANARGTVFGITRGTQVGHLARAALEAIAYQSIDVVRAMEADAGLHIGELRVDGGAVENDLLMQIQADLLGVDVVRPQIQETTALGAAYLAGLAVGYWNDIAELQQQWQMDRRFVRHARAEDVERGLAAWHRAIHAAKAWADAAS; the protein is encoded by the coding sequence ATGACTGACCGCTACATTCTTGCACTTGACCAGGGCACTACCAGTTCGCGCGCGATTGTGTTCGATCACGGTGGACATGTCGTGTCCGTGTCGCAGAAGGAATTCCGCCAGATCTATCCGCAGCCCGGCTGGGTCGAGCACGATCCGCGCGAAATGTGGTCGACCCAGGCCGGCGTCGCCGCCGAAGCCGTGGTCGGAGCTGGGCTCAGTGCCACGTCGATCGCCGCAATCGGCATTACGAATCAACGCGAGACCACGATCGTCTGGGACCGCGATACTGGCGAGCCGGTCTACAACGCGATCGTGTGGCAGGACCGCCGCACCGCCGGCTTGTGCAACGAGCTAAAGGCGCGCGGCTTGGAAACGACGGTGCGCGAGAAAACCGGCCTGCCGATCGATGCATATTTTTCCGCCACCAAAATCCGCTGGATCCTGGATCACGTCGATGGCGCGCGCGCCAAGGCGGCGCAGGGTAAGCTCGCCTTCGGCACCGTCGACAGTTGGCTAATGTGGAACCTGAGCGGACGCCAGTTGCACGTGACAGACGCGACCAACGCGTCACGCACGATGCTGTTCAATATCCATACCCTGCAGTGGGATGATGCGCTGCTCGCGCTGTTCGACATCCCGCGTTCGATGCTGCCCGAGGTATACCAGTCCTCGCAGATCTACGCCGACACACAGACGAGCCTGTTTAACGCCACCATTCCGCTCGCCGGTGTGGCCGGCGATCAGCACGCCGCGCTGTTCGGCCAGATGTGCACGGGTGCCGGCATGGTCAAAAACACCTACGGCACCGGCTGCTTTCTGGTGATGAATACGGGCGAGCAGCCGATCGAATCGCGCAACAACCTCGTGACCACGATCGCATGGCAGATCGGTAACCAGGTAACGTACGCGCTGGAAGGGAGCATTTTTATCGCCGGGGCGCTCGTGCAATGGCTGCGCGATGAACTGGGCATCATCCGGCACGCACGGGACATCGAAGCACTGGCGCGCTCGGTCGAGCATACGGACGGCGTGACAATCGTGCCCGCTTTCGCCGGACTGGGCGCACCGCACTGGAACGCCAACGCGCGGGGCACCGTGTTCGGCATTACGCGTGGCACGCAGGTCGGCCATCTTGCCCGGGCGGCCCTCGAGGCGATCGCTTATCAGTCGATCGACGTGGTCCGCGCGATGGAAGCAGACGCTGGACTGCACATCGGCGAGCTTCGCGTGGACGGGGGTGCGGTGGAAAACGACCTGCTAATGCAGATTCAAGCCGACCTGCTCGGCGTGGACGTAGTCCGGCCTCAAATCCAGGAAACGACTGCGTTGGGTGCTGCCTATCTGGCCGGACTCGCGGTCGGCTACTGGAACGATATTGCCGAGCTACAGCAGCAATGGCAAATGGATCGGCGTTTCGTACGCCACGCACGCGCTGAGGACGTCGAACGCGGGCTGGCGGCGTGGCATCGCGCGATTCATGCCGCGAAGGCGTGGGCCGATGCAGCGTCATGA
- a CDS encoding HlyC/CorC family transporter — MNDPYPSRKSHSKHPDKPRSLLERLTDLISPEPESRAELLEILQDAHARNLIDADSLSMIEGVFQVADLCARDIMVPRAQMDAINIADSPDQFIPFVLEKAHSRYPVYDGNRDNVIGILLAKDLLRYYAEEEFDVRGMLRPAVFIPESKRLNVLLHDFRANHNHIAIVVDEYGGVAGLITIEDVLEQIVGDIEDEYDFDEEEGNIIATPDGRYRVRALTEIEQFNETFGTHYCDDEVDTIGGLVTHRFGRVPHRGEKVRIDDFVFEILRGDARQVHMLLAKHVPAGALAARDRDDH; from the coding sequence ATGAACGACCCGTATCCCAGTCGGAAAAGTCACTCGAAACATCCAGACAAACCGCGCTCGCTGCTGGAGCGCTTGACCGATCTCATCTCGCCCGAGCCGGAATCCCGTGCGGAGTTGCTCGAAATCCTGCAGGACGCACACGCACGCAACCTGATCGACGCCGACTCGCTATCGATGATCGAGGGCGTGTTCCAGGTCGCTGACCTGTGCGCCCGCGACATCATGGTGCCCCGGGCGCAGATGGATGCGATCAACATCGCCGACAGCCCCGATCAGTTTATTCCATTCGTGCTGGAGAAAGCGCACTCGCGCTACCCGGTGTACGATGGCAATCGCGACAACGTGATCGGCATCCTGCTCGCGAAGGACCTGCTGCGCTACTACGCGGAAGAGGAATTCGACGTGCGCGGCATGTTGCGCCCCGCCGTGTTCATTCCCGAGTCCAAGCGCCTGAACGTGCTGTTGCACGACTTTCGCGCGAACCACAACCATATTGCGATCGTCGTAGACGAATACGGCGGTGTCGCCGGATTGATCACCATTGAAGACGTACTCGAGCAGATCGTCGGTGACATCGAGGACGAATATGACTTTGACGAAGAGGAAGGCAACATCATCGCGACGCCGGACGGCCGCTACCGGGTACGTGCGCTGACCGAGATCGAGCAGTTCAATGAGACGTTCGGCACGCACTACTGCGATGACGAGGTCGACACGATCGGCGGCTTGGTCACGCACCGCTTCGGCCGCGTGCCGCACCGTGGCGAAAAAGTGCGCATCGACGACTTCGTGTTTGAAATTCTGCGTGGCGACGCGCGACAGGTCCATATGCTGCTTGCTAAGCACGTGCCAGCTGGCGCGCTCGCGGCCCGCGACCGCGATGATCATTAA
- the ybeY gene encoding rRNA maturation RNase YbeY, which yields MNAPPAPKLTLSVQFPAKAFAAHKALLPRARIAGWVRAALFAPAELTIRFVDEQEGRALNRSYRGKDYPTNVLTFAYGESDNESVSGDLVLCCPVVESEAREQHKPLDAHYAHLIVHGVLHAQGYDHEDDEQAQEMESIETDILARLGYPDPYAQQG from the coding sequence ATGAACGCGCCCCCTGCCCCGAAGCTCACGCTCAGCGTGCAGTTCCCGGCCAAGGCGTTCGCCGCCCATAAGGCGTTGCTGCCGCGCGCTAGGATCGCCGGTTGGGTCCGCGCCGCGCTCTTCGCGCCCGCTGAGTTGACAATCCGTTTCGTCGACGAGCAAGAAGGCCGCGCGCTGAACCGTAGCTATCGCGGCAAGGACTACCCAACGAACGTGCTCACGTTCGCGTACGGGGAATCGGATAATGAGTCGGTCAGCGGCGACCTGGTGCTCTGTTGCCCGGTGGTCGAAAGCGAGGCGCGCGAACAGCACAAGCCGCTGGACGCACACTACGCGCACCTCATCGTGCACGGCGTGCTGCACGCGCAGGGTTACGATCACGAAGATGACGAGCAGGCGCAGGAGATGGAATCGATTGAAACCGATATTCTGGCGCGGCTCGGCTATCCGGACCCGTACGCGCAACAGGGCTAA
- a CDS encoding gamma-glutamylcyclotransferase, producing the protein MMQDERGNHAEPDEREHDAPAPPCPHTPAVRTSAVPPGAVPGYPPTIGDARLLTDAELAASIEHTLVHWDRASDLWLFGYGSLIWNPGLPTVESCRARVMGYHRGLYLWSRMNRGTPELPGLVLALDRGGCCPGIAFRLDGHSAMPHLQVLWRREMSMGSYRPAWLRCMLDDGRDVRALAFVMRREAATYAGRVSDDVMRIVLARASGRYGTTYDYVARTVEALRAHKIPDVALEKMLGRCSGNGVRSATTTIVRGVTDAHFG; encoded by the coding sequence ATGATGCAAGACGAACGTGGCAACCACGCCGAACCTGACGAACGCGAGCACGATGCACCGGCGCCGCCGTGCCCCCACACGCCGGCCGTGCGCACCAGTGCCGTGCCGCCCGGGGCGGTGCCGGGTTATCCGCCCACGATCGGCGATGCACGGCTGCTGACGGACGCGGAACTGGCGGCATCGATCGAACATACGCTGGTGCATTGGGACCGCGCGAGCGACTTGTGGCTGTTCGGCTATGGATCGTTGATTTGGAATCCCGGTCTGCCAACAGTCGAATCGTGCCGCGCACGCGTGATGGGCTATCACCGGGGCCTATACCTGTGGTCGCGGATGAACCGTGGCACCCCCGAACTGCCCGGCCTGGTGCTCGCGCTGGACCGTGGCGGCTGCTGCCCGGGCATTGCGTTCCGGCTCGATGGGCACAGTGCGATGCCGCACCTGCAGGTGCTGTGGCGGCGTGAAATGTCGATGGGCTCGTACCGTCCCGCGTGGCTGCGCTGCATGCTCGATGACGGGCGCGATGTACGCGCGCTGGCATTCGTGATGCGCCGCGAAGCGGCAACCTATGCTGGCCGCGTGTCGGACGACGTCATGCGTATCGTGCTCGCCCGGGCAAGCGGCCGCTACGGCACCACTTATGACTACGTCGCGCGCACCGTCGAGGCGCTGCGGGCGCACAAAATCCCCGATGTCGCGCTCGAGAAAATGCTCGGGCGCTGCTCGGGCAACGGCGTCCGGTCAGCAACCACTACCATCGTGCGCGGCGTCACAGACGCGCATTTCGGTTAG
- the ribB gene encoding 3,4-dihydroxy-2-butanone-4-phosphate synthase, producing MSKPTPLFEPPTGSVLYPRYHADPHAIPTRIAAALQAIRAGRPVVLQDDFNRENEADLIIAAEKLTIETMALLIRECSGIVCLCLPDAKIRQLALPQMVAANQSRHGTAFTVSIEARDGVSTGVSAADRLTTIRAAIADQAKPTDIVRPGHVFPLRAQPGGVLARRGHTEGTVDLCWLAGLKPAGVLCELMNPDGTMTRGDDVERFATQHRLPMLTIEELVNFRRALEQPGTDASIPAPAALGLSTC from the coding sequence ATGTCGAAACCCACACCGTTGTTCGAGCCGCCGACAGGCTCGGTTCTGTACCCTCGTTATCACGCCGATCCCCACGCGATCCCGACGCGCATCGCCGCCGCATTGCAGGCGATACGCGCCGGGCGTCCTGTCGTGTTACAGGATGACTTCAATCGCGAGAACGAGGCCGACCTGATCATTGCGGCCGAAAAGCTCACGATCGAGACGATGGCGCTGTTGATCCGCGAATGCAGCGGCATCGTGTGCTTGTGCCTGCCAGATGCGAAGATTCGCCAGCTTGCGCTGCCGCAGATGGTGGCGGCCAACCAGAGCCGCCACGGCACTGCCTTCACCGTATCGATCGAAGCACGTGACGGCGTGAGCACCGGCGTCTCCGCAGCCGACCGGCTGACTACGATTCGCGCGGCCATCGCGGACCAGGCCAAACCGACCGACATCGTTCGTCCGGGGCACGTGTTTCCGTTGCGCGCACAACCCGGCGGCGTGCTCGCACGCCGTGGCCACACCGAAGGAACAGTCGACTTATGCTGGCTGGCCGGGCTGAAACCGGCCGGTGTGCTGTGCGAACTCATGAATCCAGACGGCACGATGACGCGCGGTGACGATGTCGAGCGTTTTGCGACGCAGCATCGACTGCCGATGCTGACAATCGAGGAATTGGTCAATTTCCGGCGCGCACTGGAGCAGCCGGGCACCGACGCGTCGATCCCAGCGCCCGCGGCACTCGGCTTGAGCACCTGCTAA
- a CDS encoding PhoH family protein, which translates to MKTPLPTLEFTAPRDDNTRLANLCGPLDENLRQIEQALDVTLSRRGHRITVRGRAAKVALTALENFYNLARDPLSVDDIQLALVEARYSAEHPARALGRAASRGSTRAAGAEGTEPQPAAGADATRDEAAPLRLRGDPDHPFDGSADADLLDDERGPTLYTRRADLRGRTPAQRDYLKQILQHDVTFGVGPAGTGKTYLAVACAVDALERDQVKRIVLTRPAVEAGERLGFLPGDLAQKVDPYLRPLYDALYDLLGFDKTAKMFERQMIEIAPLAYMRGRTLNHAFIILDEAQNTTPEQMKMFLTRIGFGSKAVITGDITQIDLPRGNKSGLVEAQQVLHNVRGIALTHFTSADVVRHPLVARIVEAYDAHAKRHPDGAHPA; encoded by the coding sequence TTGAAGACACCTCTGCCCACGCTCGAGTTCACCGCGCCTCGCGACGACAACACGCGACTGGCAAACCTGTGCGGTCCGCTCGACGAAAACCTGCGCCAGATCGAGCAGGCGCTCGATGTGACACTGTCTCGCCGCGGCCACCGAATCACGGTTCGCGGCCGCGCCGCAAAAGTCGCTCTGACCGCGCTGGAGAACTTCTACAATCTCGCACGCGACCCGCTGTCCGTCGACGATATTCAACTCGCGCTGGTCGAGGCGCGCTACAGTGCCGAGCACCCGGCACGCGCTCTGGGCCGCGCCGCCAGCCGCGGCAGCACCCGCGCGGCGGGTGCCGAAGGCACCGAGCCGCAGCCGGCTGCAGGTGCCGACGCGACGCGGGATGAGGCAGCGCCGTTGCGCCTACGCGGCGATCCCGACCATCCCTTCGATGGATCAGCCGACGCCGACCTGCTCGACGACGAACGCGGACCAACGCTGTACACGCGGCGCGCCGACCTGCGCGGACGTACGCCAGCGCAGCGCGATTATCTGAAGCAGATTCTGCAGCACGATGTGACGTTCGGGGTTGGACCGGCCGGCACCGGCAAGACGTACCTGGCGGTCGCCTGCGCGGTCGACGCGCTGGAACGAGACCAGGTCAAGCGGATCGTGTTGACGCGTCCGGCAGTCGAGGCCGGCGAGCGGCTCGGCTTCCTGCCCGGCGACCTCGCGCAGAAGGTCGACCCGTACCTGCGCCCGTTATACGACGCGCTGTACGACCTGCTCGGCTTTGATAAGACGGCCAAGATGTTTGAGCGCCAGATGATCGAAATCGCGCCGCTCGCGTACATGCGCGGGCGCACATTGAATCACGCGTTCATCATCCTGGACGAGGCGCAGAACACCACGCCCGAGCAGATGAAGATGTTTCTCACGCGCATCGGCTTCGGGTCCAAAGCGGTGATCACCGGCGACATCACGCAGATCGACCTACCGCGGGGCAACAAGAGCGGACTGGTGGAGGCACAACAGGTACTGCACAACGTGCGCGGTATCGCGCTGACGCATTTCACGAGTGCCGACGTGGTGCGGCATCCGCTGGTCGCACGCATCGTCGAGGCCTACGATGCACACGCCAAGCGCCATCCGGACGGCGCGCATCCGGCATGA
- the miaB gene encoding tRNA (N6-isopentenyl adenosine(37)-C2)-methylthiotransferase MiaB, whose amino-acid sequence MPKKVYIKTFGCQMNEYDSDKMVDVLGAAEGLVKTDSPEDADVILFNTCSIREKAQEKVFSDLGRVRELKQARPDLLIGVGGCVASQEGAAIVARAPYVDLVFGPQTLHRLPAMIDARRASGHAQVDISFPEIEKFDNLPPPRVEGPTAFVSIMEGCSKYCSYCVVPYTRGEEVSRPLDDVLTEVAGLADQGVREVTLLGQNVNAYRGALSAGTAEIADFSMLIEYVAEIPGIERIRYTTSHPKEFSQRLIDTYESVPKLVSHLHLPVQHGSDRILMAMKRGYTVLEYKSIVRRLRAIRPQLSLSTDFIVGFPGETDDDHAKTMKLIDEVQYDTSFSFIFSPRPGTPAATLHDDTPRDVKLARLQQLQAAIEAHAAKISESMVGTVQRILVERSARKDPNELAGRTENNRVVNFPAPQASHARLLGQMVDVEIVHAYPHSLRGELALTPASTH is encoded by the coding sequence ATGCCCAAAAAAGTCTATATAAAGACTTTTGGCTGCCAAATGAACGAGTACGATTCCGACAAGATGGTCGACGTACTTGGCGCGGCCGAAGGTCTTGTCAAAACCGACTCCCCGGAAGACGCGGACGTCATCCTGTTCAACACCTGCTCGATTCGCGAAAAGGCGCAGGAAAAGGTCTTTTCTGACCTAGGCCGGGTGCGCGAACTCAAGCAGGCGCGCCCCGACCTGCTGATCGGCGTCGGCGGCTGCGTCGCCAGCCAGGAAGGCGCGGCGATCGTCGCGCGCGCGCCCTACGTCGATCTCGTGTTCGGCCCGCAGACGCTGCATCGGCTACCCGCGATGATCGATGCGCGGCGCGCGAGCGGCCACGCGCAAGTCGACATCTCGTTTCCGGAGATCGAGAAATTCGACAACTTACCACCGCCGCGCGTTGAAGGCCCCACCGCGTTCGTATCGATCATGGAAGGCTGCAGCAAGTACTGTAGCTACTGCGTCGTGCCGTACACGCGCGGCGAAGAGGTATCCCGCCCACTGGACGACGTGCTAACCGAGGTGGCTGGCCTGGCGGACCAGGGCGTGCGCGAGGTCACGCTACTCGGGCAGAACGTGAACGCCTATCGGGGTGCGCTCAGCGCCGGCACCGCCGAGATCGCGGATTTTTCGATGCTGATTGAGTACGTCGCGGAGATCCCGGGAATCGAGCGGATTCGCTACACGACGTCGCACCCGAAGGAATTTTCGCAACGGCTGATCGATACGTACGAAAGCGTGCCCAAGCTGGTGAGCCACCTGCACCTGCCGGTACAGCACGGCTCGGACCGGATCCTGATGGCGATGAAGCGCGGCTATACGGTACTCGAGTACAAGTCGATCGTGCGGCGGCTGCGCGCGATCCGGCCGCAGCTCTCGTTATCGACCGACTTTATCGTCGGGTTCCCTGGTGAGACCGACGACGACCATGCCAAGACAATGAAGCTGATCGACGAAGTGCAATACGACACCAGCTTCTCGTTCATTTTCAGTCCGCGCCCCGGCACGCCGGCCGCGACCCTGCATGATGACACGCCGCGCGACGTGAAGCTTGCGCGGCTTCAGCAATTGCAGGCCGCGATCGAAGCACACGCGGCGAAGATTAGCGAATCGATGGTCGGCACCGTGCAGCGCATCCTGGTCGAGCGCTCGGCCCGCAAGGATCCGAACGAGTTAGCCGGACGCACTGAAAACAACCGCGTGGTGAACTTTCCGGCGCCGCAGGCTTCGCACGCCCGCCTGCTCGGCCAGATGGTCGACGTCGAGATTGTCCACGCCTATCCGCATTCACTGCGCGGGGAACTCGCGCTAACGCCAGCAAGCACGCATTGA
- the lnt gene encoding apolipoprotein N-acyltransferase yields the protein MADPAPRAASPGFPPLQHASRSRRAAVLHLTLAGTIGALNTLAFAPTPHGGWLEVAIFACAFWLVSRTRTLRGALLTGGAFGFGQFVSGVWWLYVSMHFYGYMPALMAGAAVVLFSLYLALYPAFSAGLWHLCRAPRGQCATLTPSWHASVAFACAWTLGEWLRGTVFTGFPWLASGYAQIDGPLAGFAPLVGVYGVGWILALVGALIIQAAMRIGGARSAVTWLVPAAVASGLLVCGMLLARVTWTQPSGPALSVRLLQGNVGQSMKFDPVGIHHAITLYQQLITEKPADLVITPETAIPLPLYEAPPEFGTAVRRFVDATHTSVLFGAVGTTMTENGPKNLTNALYGITPESSGLYRYDKHHLVPFGEFIPWGFRWFVDMMKMPLGDFSRGGSIQPPFVVHGQSIAPNICYEDIFGEEIARTLRSQPQPASVLVNSTNLGWFGNTIALDQHLQMARMRALETGRPMLRATNTGATAMIDADGSVKAQLRRFTVGALDVRVQGRSGMTPYIIAGNIIILVISLVGLAIGFGMGRGARAGRPCK from the coding sequence ATCGCCGATCCCGCGCCGCGCGCTGCCTCACCTGGCTTCCCGCCATTGCAACACGCGTCGCGCAGCCGTCGTGCGGCGGTACTGCATTTGACGCTGGCAGGCACAATCGGCGCGCTAAATACGCTTGCGTTCGCGCCCACGCCACACGGCGGCTGGCTTGAGGTAGCGATCTTCGCCTGTGCGTTCTGGCTCGTTTCGCGCACCCGCACGCTGCGCGGCGCGTTGCTCACCGGTGGCGCATTCGGTTTCGGTCAATTCGTCAGCGGGGTGTGGTGGTTATATGTGAGCATGCATTTCTATGGCTACATGCCCGCGCTCATGGCCGGTGCCGCCGTCGTGCTGTTCTCGCTCTATCTGGCCCTTTATCCGGCGTTTTCGGCCGGACTATGGCATTTATGTCGCGCACCGCGCGGGCAATGCGCGACGTTGACGCCCAGTTGGCATGCGAGCGTGGCGTTCGCCTGCGCGTGGACGTTGGGCGAATGGTTGCGCGGGACCGTCTTCACTGGCTTTCCGTGGCTCGCAAGCGGATACGCGCAAATTGACGGACCACTAGCCGGCTTCGCGCCGCTCGTCGGCGTCTACGGGGTGGGCTGGATCCTCGCGCTCGTCGGCGCGTTGATCATACAGGCAGCCATGCGTATTGGTGGGGCGCGCAGTGCGGTCACGTGGCTCGTGCCCGCCGCCGTTGCTTCAGGGCTGCTCGTTTGCGGCATGCTGCTCGCGCGCGTGACGTGGACCCAGCCGAGCGGGCCCGCATTGTCAGTACGCCTGCTTCAAGGCAACGTCGGGCAGAGCATGAAATTCGATCCGGTCGGCATCCATCACGCCATTACACTGTACCAGCAGCTCATCACGGAAAAGCCGGCCGATCTGGTCATAACGCCCGAAACTGCAATCCCATTGCCACTGTATGAAGCGCCGCCCGAGTTCGGCACGGCGGTACGGCGCTTCGTGGACGCCACACACACATCGGTCCTGTTCGGTGCGGTCGGCACAACAATGACCGAAAACGGGCCGAAGAATTTGACCAACGCACTGTACGGGATCACGCCGGAATCGTCGGGCCTATACCGGTACGACAAGCATCACTTGGTACCATTCGGCGAGTTCATCCCGTGGGGCTTCCGGTGGTTCGTCGACATGATGAAGATGCCATTGGGCGACTTCTCGCGCGGCGGCTCAATACAGCCACCGTTCGTCGTGCATGGGCAGTCAATCGCGCCGAATATCTGCTACGAGGACATTTTCGGCGAAGAGATCGCCCGCACGCTGCGCAGCCAGCCGCAACCCGCCAGCGTGCTGGTCAACTCGACGAACCTCGGCTGGTTTGGCAATACGATTGCCCTGGATCAGCACCTGCAGATGGCACGGATGCGCGCGCTCGAGACCGGGCGGCCGATGCTGCGCGCCACCAACACGGGTGCCACCGCGATGATCGATGCAGACGGCTCGGTCAAGGCCCAATTGCGCCGCTTCACAGTGGGCGCCCTTGACGTACGCGTGCAAGGCCGCAGTGGCATGACGCCCTACATCATAGCCGGCAATATCATCATATTGGTCATATCGCTGGTCGGGTTGGCGATCGGGTTTGGGATGGGACGCGGCGCCCGCGCTGGCCGCCCATGCAAATAG